Genomic DNA from Nonomuraea rubra:
GTGGCCATTCGTGGCCATCCCCATCTATGATCTTGACGTTGATCCGCCACAGGAACGGGGAGATCCGACGATGAGACGCAAGCTGATCGCGTTAGGCCTCGGCTTCGGGCTGGCAGGCGCCACGGCCATCGCCACGCCGGCCCAGGCCGAGGTCGTGGCCTCGGTCCCGCTGCACGGCACCGCGGCGGCCGCGCAGCAGACCGCCACGTTCTGGCTCGCCGACGGGGGAGCCAACCTCAGGAACGCCACACCGTACGCCGTGCAGACCTCGGTCTCTCTGACCGGCCCGGCCACCCCGCCCGTCCCGGACACCAAGCCCGGCAGCACCGCGCCGATCGTCCCCCCGGACGGGGTGACCCCCATGACCTCGGGCAAGGTGTTCTTCGTCGGCGGCGACGGGCAGCCGCACTGGTGCACGGGCACCGCCCTGCAGAGCCAGTACCGCAACCTCGTCGCCACGGCCGGGCACTGCGTGCTCGACATCGAGGCCGGGGAAGCCACGCAGAGCCAGGTGGTGTTCGTGCCCGGCTACGCCGACGGCGAGGCGCCCAAGGGCCTGTACGTCGCCAAGCAGGCGTTCGTCCACTATGACTTCTCCGTCTACGACGACCTGGAGCGCGACTACGCCTTCATGACCGTCTACAACGGCGTCGCCGCCGACGCGGCGGGCGTGCTGAGCGACACCGGGCGGCTCGGCGACAACGCCGGCGGGCAGGGGTTCGCCTGGAACCAGCCGACGGCCTCCTCGGTCAGGCTCTTCGGCTACCCCGCGGGCCCGCACCCCGACGGGACGCGGCCCTACACGGGCGAGCACCTCCACCAGTCCACCGGGACGACGTCGTGGGTGTCCGCCCCCGAGCTGCCCGCCGAACGGCTCGTCGGCGTCAACTCCCCGTTCACCGGTGAGGGCTCGCTCGGCTCCGCGTGGCTGACGCACTACGACGTGAGCGGGAAGCTCGGCTACCTCAACGGCATCACGATGAGCGTCTCCGACACCGATGCCGACAACCGCTACGACACCGGCGTCTCGCCGTACTTCGACGGCGAGACGGCCACGATCTACAAGGCTGCTGCGACATCCTGGACCGGCCGCCTCGTCTAGCGGGGCGGTCCTAGAAGCCGCGCGAGCGGCGCAGGGCCGGCGGGCGGCCGTCCGGGTCCACCGCGAACCGGTACAGGGGCAGGGCCAGCAGCTTCTGCGCACGTGACAGGTGCGGCTCCGGATGCGGGCGCAGCCGGCCGGGCGGGCGGGGCCCCGTCCCGCCCCGCTCGTGCCAGGACTCCAGGGCC
This window encodes:
- a CDS encoding trypsin-like serine peptidase, with amino-acid sequence MRRKLIALGLGFGLAGATAIATPAQAEVVASVPLHGTAAAAQQTATFWLADGGANLRNATPYAVQTSVSLTGPATPPVPDTKPGSTAPIVPPDGVTPMTSGKVFFVGGDGQPHWCTGTALQSQYRNLVATAGHCVLDIEAGEATQSQVVFVPGYADGEAPKGLYVAKQAFVHYDFSVYDDLERDYAFMTVYNGVAADAAGVLSDTGRLGDNAGGQGFAWNQPTASSVRLFGYPAGPHPDGTRPYTGEHLHQSTGTTSWVSAPELPAERLVGVNSPFTGEGSLGSAWLTHYDVSGKLGYLNGITMSVSDTDADNRYDTGVSPYFDGETATIYKAAATSWTGRLV